From the Lycium barbarum chloroplast, complete genome genome, one window contains:
- the ndhC gene encoding NdhC: MFLLYEYDFFWAFLIISILVPILAFFISGVLAPISKGPEKLSTYESGIEPMGDAWLQFRIRYYMFALVFVVFDVETVFLYPWAMSFDVLGVSVFIEAFIFVLILIIGLVYAWRKGALEWS; this comes from the coding sequence ATGTTTCTGCTTTACGAATATGATTTTTTTTGGGCATTTCTAATAATATCCATCCTTGTTCCTATTTTGGCATTTTTCATTTCCGGAGTGTTAGCCCCGATTAGCAAAGGGCCGGAGAAACTTTCTACTTATGAGTCGGGTATAGAACCAATGGGCGATGCTTGGTTACAATTTCGAATCCGTTATTATATGTTTGCTCTAGTTTTTGTTGTTTTTGATGTTGAAACGGTTTTTCTTTATCCATGGGCAATGAGTTTCGACGTATTGGGTGTATCTGTATTTATAGAAGCTTTCATTTTCGTGCTGATCTTAATTATTGGTTTAGTTTATGCATGGCGAAAGGGGGCATTGGAATGGTCTTAG
- the atpE gene encoding AtpE — MTLNLSVLTPNRIVWDSEVEEIVLSTNSGQIGILPNHAPIATAVDIGILRIRLNDQWLTMALMGGFARIGNNEITVLVNDAEKGSDIDPQEAQQTLEIAEANVKKAEGRRQKIEANLALRRARTRVEAINPIS, encoded by the coding sequence ATGACCTTAAATCTTAGTGTACTGACCCCTAATCGAATTGTTTGGGATTCAGAAGTGGAAGAAATCGTTTTATCTACTAATAGTGGTCAAATTGGCATATTACCAAATCACGCCCCTATTGCCACAGCTGTAGATATAGGGATTTTGAGAATACGCCTTAACGACCAATGGTTAACGATGGCTCTGATGGGTGGTTTTGCTAGAATAGGCAATAATGAGATCACTGTTTTAGTAAATGATGCGGAGAAGGGTAGTGACATTGATCCACAAGAAGCTCAGCAAACTCTTGAAATAGCGGAAGCTAATGTGAAAAAGGCTGAAGGAAGGAGACAAAAAATTGAGGCAAATCTAGCTCTCCGACGAGCTAGAACACGGGTGGAGGCTATCAATCCGATTTCATAA